One Carcharodon carcharias isolate sCarCar2 chromosome 22, sCarCar2.pri, whole genome shotgun sequence genomic window, TGATGTATGATGTGGACTTGAATGGGTGGGGTTATGGGGGGTGAATACTGCATCATTTTCTGCAGCCCCAAAGTTGATTCTATGCAGTTTCTGTATTGACAGCAGCTTCTTCAACTAGTAAAAGCAGAGAAACTGATGCTTCCTTTTTCGAAAGGTAAAACGCAGGATAAAGTGGTTCAGTGAATGAAGATTCAAACTTGTGTATCAAGGTCATAGTGTCATGAACACCATAAAATGAAAGGATGCTGCTTTGATAATCTAAGTACACCCCTAACCTGCTAAACTTCTCAGCCTTCCCCAGCACTTCCACATCACCATGATGGACCAAGAACTCTTTGCCTGTCCACTGGACACACCAGGAGAAGTCATTCCCTGTGATGCAGCCGTTGCTCTTGGCTCCTTTTCTATCAATGCTTTTGTAAGTCATGCCAACGTGAGTCCCCTCTCCGCGGATCTCCACTTCCCAGTAGCATCGGCCCATGTAGAAACTTTCTGTGCACAGCACTTGCCGCCAGTGTTCGAACCTCTCAGGGTGATCGGGGTAAGGCTGCAGCCAGGGTGAAGTGTTGGACACCTTCCGATTATCATTGACCAAGCGAAGGTATCTGTGGGCTGTGTTTGGGTCAAAGGCCAGTGTAGCAAAATCTGGAAataatggcagacgtttaagcaTAGTGGAATGTAAAGCAATGAAATCGCACTTgcaaataaaatctgaaattaattCTACACTGCTTAAGAAATATTTTGTCCACATTAGCTTAAAATTTTGAAGATAACAGGTACAAATTAGGATCCCAGATCAATTAAAACTGAGATTAAGTCCTGAGacaaactctccctctttctatgtAATTCCAAAAATGCATTCACTCAAACCTCAGCAGGGGACTCTCTCCGTCATTAGTGTGTCACTTCCACTCTGTATCGGCCATCCCCAGAAGATAGGATTAAACTCTGGGCCAGTTCTGAAGAAAGGACATTAGCAGGAACTTTAGCCCCAAAGGGTCAGAAGCTCTAGCCTGAAAATTCCCGCTGCCAGCCTACACATTGGCACTATTCTAACCCGGGGCCATTTTCCCAGTGGGGGGGGGCTGGAATTTTCAAGTCAACCTCCAGGAGGCTACCTGGCAGCAGACATCGGAGCCAGCACTCCAGGTAGGCCTTGAGGCCCAGCCCACCTCCCTGGTCACAGCTGCGGCCACCCTCCAAAATGGCGGCCCAGTTACCGAGtctattttttatttaaaaagtggaggtgccctctctctctctcttacctgacAAGGTAGCTCACTGCTCGTTCGGAGCTGGAGGGCCTCCCAACTTCCAGAGCCTGTCCTCTCTCCATTGGCTGGCAGGCCCGCTCTCTGGCCACTAACTGTCGAAATCGGGGAAAATCACAGCCGGGTGATTGTTCCCCACACACTGTGGGGTTGTGACTCCATTTTGACCCCAAGGGGAAAAATCTtgtccattaactctgtttctctctccacagatgctgacaagcctgctgagtatt contains:
- the LOC121293773 gene encoding tripartite motif-containing protein 16-like protein isoform X3, which translates into the protein MMEIGAASTAEGQRVRKNSVSEVKINIEKQFSELTEAVQDAQREVLGFLENEQRASLKQADGIRTHLETSSAQLKKTKQQVEALMKLGNSVQFLQEFCEWKKSRPDDKLPSVYIGLIDKLAGISVAVSESTENIKQLLQTSYKEKLKAFSKEEKLGFKTTVAVICALKHHLREKQPKTRSDFLKYFATLAFDPNTAHRYLRLVNDNRKVSNTSPWLQPYPDHPERFEHWRQVLCTESFYMGRCYWEVEIRGEGTHVGMTYKSIDRKGAKSNGCITGNDFSWCVQWTGKEFLVHHGDVEVLGKAEKFSRLGVYLDYQSSILSFYGVHDTMTLIHKFESSFTEPLYPAFYLSKKEASVSLLLLVEEAAVNTETA